One window from the genome of Hydra vulgaris chromosome 02, alternate assembly HydraT2T_AEP encodes:
- the LOC136076709 gene encoding uncharacterized protein LOC136076709 isoform X1, with amino-acid sequence MFFFQVLLVHGVHGEHVQQVVSLVSLYLLRQEIVNILVLFLMAVVMVQCSLILKIAMSKFTVQYAYYHESFVSCQLDYTVPTQTSTRTCSGASLGHNCNGQVLTQTKNCNPEVLCPNFISARGACSASCQLRFTSPTQTRNRQCAGATFNDNCNGTVLTYGTWSSCSESCQSNHIRRWLRCFSNYGL; translated from the exons ATGTTCTTTTTCCag GTTTTATTAGTGCATGGGGTGCATGGGGAGCATGTTCAGCAAGTTGTCAGTTTAGTTTCACTTTACCTACTCAGACAAGAAATCGTCAATATATTGGTGCTATTTTTAATGGCAGTTGTAATGGTGCAGTGTTCACTGATACTCAAAATTGCAATGAGCAAGTTTACTGTCCAG tATGCTTATTATcatgaaagttttgtttcttgTCAACTGGATTATACTGTGCCAACACAAACCAGTACTCGTACTTGTTCAGGAGCCTCTTTAGGTCATAACTGTAACGGACAAGTTTTAACTCAAACTAAAAACTGTAATCCAGAGGTTCTTTGTCcaa attttattagtgcACGGGGAGCATGTTCAGCAAGTTGTCAGTTACGTTTCACTTCACCTACTCAGACAAGAAATCGTCAATGTGCTGGTGCTACTTTTAATGACAATTGTAATGGAACAGTGTTGACTTATGGTACATGGAGTAGTTGCTCTGAATCATGTCAGTCTAATCACATTAGGAGGTGGTTGCGCTGTTTCTCAAACTATGGCTTATAA
- the LOC136076709 gene encoding properdin-like isoform X3, whose protein sequence is MTCFQSCGFISAWGAWGACSASCQFSFTLPTQTRNRQYIGAIFNGSCNGAVFTDTQNCNEQVYCPDFISARGACSASCQLRFTSPTQTRNRQCAGATFNDNCNGTVLTYGTWSSCSESCQSNHIRRWLRCFSNYGL, encoded by the exons ATGACTTGTTTTCAGTCGTGTG GTTTTATTAGTGCATGGGGTGCATGGGGAGCATGTTCAGCAAGTTGTCAGTTTAGTTTCACTTTACCTACTCAGACAAGAAATCGTCAATATATTGGTGCTATTTTTAATGGCAGTTGTAATGGTGCAGTGTTCACTGATACTCAAAATTGCAATGAGCAAGTTTACTGTCCAG attttattagtgcACGGGGAGCATGTTCAGCAAGTTGTCAGTTACGTTTCACTTCACCTACTCAGACAAGAAATCGTCAATGTGCTGGTGCTACTTTTAATGACAATTGTAATGGAACAGTGTTGACTTATGGTACATGGAGTAGTTGCTCTGAATCATGTCAGTCTAATCACATTAGGAGGTGGTTGCGCTGTTTCTCAAACTATGGCTTATAA
- the LOC136076709 gene encoding adhesion G protein-coupled receptor B2-like isoform X2 has translation MAVVMVQCSLILKIAMSKFTVQYAYYHESFVSCQLDYTVPTQTSTRTCSGASLGHNCNGQVLTQTKNCNPEVLCPNFISARGACSASCQLRFTSPTQTRNRQCAGATFNDNCNGTVLTYGTWSSCSESCQSNHIRRWLRCFSNYGL, from the exons ATGGCAGTTGTAATGGTGCAGTGTTCACTGATACTCAAAATTGCAATGAGCAAGTTTACTGTCCAG tATGCTTATTATcatgaaagttttgtttcttgTCAACTGGATTATACTGTGCCAACACAAACCAGTACTCGTACTTGTTCAGGAGCCTCTTTAGGTCATAACTGTAACGGACAAGTTTTAACTCAAACTAAAAACTGTAATCCAGAGGTTCTTTGTCcaa attttattagtgcACGGGGAGCATGTTCAGCAAGTTGTCAGTTACGTTTCACTTCACCTACTCAGACAAGAAATCGTCAATGTGCTGGTGCTACTTTTAATGACAATTGTAATGGAACAGTGTTGACTTATGGTACATGGAGTAGTTGCTCTGAATCATGTCAGTCTAATCACATTAGGAGGTGGTTGCGCTGTTTCTCAAACTATGGCTTATAA